The DNA region GGCAGTCGTCTCTCTGCCGGCCCTGCCCTTCCCGGCGACCTCCGCCTCTCCCGGCCTTCGCCCCCTCGCCTCGCCCGCTGGGCTGCCCGGGCGCCACGAGCCGCTCTTGGGGACGCCCGATGTCATGGTGGGAAGCCGCGGGGGGGCCCGGCGTGCGTttgcgggcccggccggggcggcgggcgcagccTAGGCCCTGCGGCCCGTCACCCCCGCGGGCGCCGCGCCCCGGTTGCTCGGCGACGGCGCGCTGCTGCCGCCCCGCCCGCTCCGCGGCACGTATTAGGGCCGGGTCGCCCTCCCGGCCAGTCGGCGCGGCGGGTTTCCCCCGGAGGTTAAAGCCGTTCCCCGCCCTTCCGCGCGTTGCcatggcggcgcggcgcggcggctccgcggcggcgggcgagATGGTGagcgggcgcggggggagcggggccccggggccgcggctgccctGCGGCACCGCCTCTCTCTTGTCGCCCGCAGGCGTCCGTGCAGCGGgacgcggggctggcggcggcggaggagcgTGGCGGGCGGAGGCGGGCCGCCAGGCTGCGGGCCGCGCTGGAGAGTGAGCGGCGGCTGGAGGAGGCCGTGCTGCGGGTAAgagccgcggggcggcgggaccgGGGCTGGCCCGGAGCCCGAGGGCCTCTGCGTGTGTGTGCGAACCCAGACCCGCCTGCCCGGCTGCGAGCGGGCTGGGCGAAGGCCAAGGGGAGGCGGTCCCGCCGCCCTGCCGGAGGGCTCTGCCTGGCTTTGCTTTCCGAAAGCGTTCTCCTCCGAGCATTGCTTGCTGGCGGCGCGGTCTCGCAAGCTGCCCGCTTCCGACATGCGTGCGGATGTGGTGAGGAGAGCTGTTGTGGAAACGGCTTCTTCTGGTAGGCAGAAGAGAACAACAAGCTGCGAGCGCTGCGGCTGGAGCAAGAAGAAAGGCTGGCGGCTGAGCTGGCGCGGTTGAACCACGAACAGCTTAAAGATGAAAAGATGAGGCAACAAGTAAGGGAGAACAGGTAACGCTTCAAAAACGTCACTGCTTTATTTAAGTAGCTGTTACTGTAGTCTGTCCCAACTCTGAAAAGTGTGTTTATGGATGCGTTCAGTCAGTTGCGTACCTCCTGCtcgttttttatttttctcagtcacGCGTTGGACGGAACCTTAGATGCGGTAAGATTACAGCATGAGATGTTTTCGAGGAGTAGAGAGGAAGCTTTAATACGCTAAAATCAGATAcatcatttattttttagaatagGCTTTAACTTTTTGAATTTCTGCAGCGGAGAAGATCATAACTGGAAAAAACATAGGAAAAGGCAGATTGAGAAGTGCTTCGGAGAAGGCTGTGATCAGAGAGGGTACTATGGATGTCAGCGAACAGCATCAGAAAAGAGTGTGGGAGGTGAACGCGAGACAGACGGGGAAGGGAGGTGTGACGTCTGAACAGCGTGAGGTGGTGTGGGCTAAGCGGAGACAGGACAGACTTGGTGAAAGTTGTAGCAGAAGCGGAAATGAATCTGACCGGGAAGGAAAACTTATTTAAGATCAAGATAtgatgaaaaattacttttaagcaAATTTTGGCAATAAGAGAAAAACTGTCTCTGATCCACCAAATTGTCATTTTGAgtatatgcttatatatataaGTGTACAtatttacatgtatatatatacatttatatagtTAGATGTAAAGTCTGCAAAACTATTGGTAGCATGTGTACAAATATAGTTCTTGGTTTGagacaggttttgtttttctgcttttttactaGGGCAGTATTTTTCATCTAAAATTgtgcttttccctttaaaaataattttttaaaattgtgtttaaatagtgatggaaattttaatttttttcccataggTACTGACCTCCTTGtaatagtataattttttttttttcctctccctagTCTTGAACTTCGAGAGttagaaaaaaagctaaaatccgCTTACATGAATAAAGAGCGAGCTGCACAGATCACTGAAAAAGAAGCTATACAGTATGAGAAAATGGTAATTAGCTTCACAGCGTCTCCCAGCACCTGAGTGCTGTAACTCTGTATGGATTGTGCTGAAAATTTTTCCTTTGAAGCTGGCCTTTTTATCTAAAATATTGTTAGGTTTAGGCATTCAGTGTTTATTGAAAATATGTTTTGCGTTATGAAGGACTAGGAAGCCGGTAATAACCAGCCATGGGAAAAAGGCTGACTTTGCTATTGCAATCAAAGTAGTAGTCAATTAAGCTGTATGAGTggatatagtttttattttactggttttgTAATATTTGTCCAAGTTAAAACTATGATACATTTTGCACAGTAAGTGCTTAGTGTGGTGAATCCTTACCTCAGAAGCAGATTGTTGAAAATGCTGTTACTATTCTTAAGCGTATGTCTGAATAACTTCAGGAAGAATTGTGAACTTTTATTTATGTATGGAATAATAATTGGTAGGCCATCAGGCAGATGATTCTGATTATGTGAATGTTTTATACAAAATACACTTTATGTAAATTGCTGTAAAGGCAACACGTTTATTGAGGGTGTTCTACGTAGTTAAACCACCTTCCAGTCATTATGCCGATGTGAGCTAGTTTCACTCATGCTGAATGCTCTACTGTGTCTTCATTCAATACGTAGCTTCCTTTAAGTATTGGTAGTTCTTCTCAAGTTGTTTAGATATTGAGGGTTCTCCTCAAGGTTTCTACTTACTGACTCAAGCTATCAAACACGTTAAGGCACTATATAGATTGAGGTGGAAAACATTCTATTTTTGCAATGCAGCATAATTCACTACAAGTTGTATTAGTGGGAGTAAAAAGGaatcttgcattgcttttttcccctatagAAACATGAGGCTGAAATAGCCCAAAAGATGAAGGAAGAGTACGAAAGGgtaataaaagaagaaagctgtGCAGAACTGAAGCgaaacaaggagaaaataatgtaTCAGCAAGAACTGGAGAAACAGCTTGAGGaacaagagaggaagaagcaggatgCTTATGAAGAGTTTCTAAGAGAGAAACTCATGATTGATGAAATTGTAAGAAAGATCTATGAGGAAGACCAAATGTTAGTTactttgaatttttattatttattaatttaaaacaaagcagctgATATAATTCTGTATAGAAAACTgatttgcatatatttatttcatagaCTTAGGCCCATTTTAGTTTTCCTTGGTCACATTTTACTAACAAGAGACTGACTTGCATGGATTTTGCTGTTTAAACATCAGAATGTTCTTGTCATTCTAGTCAATCTTGTGTCTTTCTTCCCCAAATATGAAATCCAGCTTATTTCAAGGAGTGCTTCCATTGGGCTCATCACGCTGGAAATGACTGCATTTCACGAATTTCTGCCTCACCTCATGTCCCTGCCTCTTCGTGAGACATGTTCTCTGCCTGTCTTACagacagggaggggaaaggaggttTCTGAGGGCAGGGTGGTAGTGTCTGTGGGGGAGAGTttagtataaataaataaataaaaagttgagGAGATTCTGGTGCCATTGGGCTATTGGGCTTCCTTCTCCTCGTCTTTCTGTTTTGGTGGACCACGTATAAAATGGAGTAGTAGTGAGTACCTACGTGTACAGTCTGTCCTCCTGAAGAAAGGTGTTAGACATGAGATTCCCTTTTTGGGGCAATTCATTAATAAGTATTTTCAATTTAGGTATCTACTTTCCAGCTGAATGGGTACGGAGAGTCATTTAAATCTTCGTCTCTGGCATACATTGTTAATGATGAGCACATGGTCTGTTTAATGTTACTCTGTGGTATGTTAAATAACTAAACATTTTTTACTCTACAGGGAAAAACAACTGAAGTTAGATAAAATGAGAGCAACTCAGACATATATTGAAGAATTCAAAAAAGAACAAGCTatctggaggagaaggaaacgggaagagatggaagaagaaaacaggaaaattatgGAGTTTGCCAACATTCAGCGACAAAGAGAAGAAGATCGGATGGCTAAAGTTCGAGACgctgaggagaaaaagcaaagactTCAAAGCATGGTATCAAAAATTGAAATTGTAGAAAAAATTATTGTACATTCTTGTCTTTCATTTAGAAATCCTTCCTTCTTGTAATAGATTGCTCAAAATCTGGAAAGAGAACAACAGAAGCGTGAAGAACTGGAACAAATCCGCCAAGAGCTGTATCTGGAAGAACAAGcggagacagaaaggaagaaggagatggTAAGTGCTGGCAGGTAGTTGGAGTAGTACCTCTCTATTGGTGGGGGGGAAATATTTCACTTTCCCTGGACTTCTACTGCAGATACATATATGGACATTTTGGTACTTGTCAGATACCAGTTTTTTCATATGTTGTCTGTACGTTCTGTGCACCTGTGCGTTAACTGTTAAGGGAAGATGCAAGTGGAGAGAGGAGTATTGCAACTTTGCCGTAATTCCTGCAGAACGTTCAGGTTAGCGGAGCTGGTCTGGGTgaaacttttctaaaataaaaatagtagtgTATATGGAGGAAAACACACAATTTATGGAGCACTTATAGCTATGGGTAAACTAATCTAATTTAAACAGACCagataaaaaaattgaaagagaaaatgaaactattttcaaTCGCTGATGTAGAAAATAAGCAATAAAGTGAATGCACGGGGCAGTATTTTACATAGTCTTCCTCTGTCCCTTCACTCCTCCTGATGTCTTTATGATGGAGCAGCGCTCCTTCAGTCTTTGGAAATTGTCACTGGAGTTGTGATGCTTAAAGAACATTTAGCCAGAGTATATCCCACATGCAGTTCCTTCTGTATCTGGGGATGCTCTTCAGAGGCCAAGTAACTCCCGTTTCCACAACTTTTCCTCTAACAGTGCTGGCAGGGTTGTTCATGGActgggttgggttggggtttttttcgcACTTTGGATTTGCTAAGTCTGCAGTTGTTATTTGTGACTTAGGGATATTTTTGAGGGACTTCCTTGAGCCCATTTTGGTCTGTGGGCTGTCTCAGAGCAAAAAGCTTAATTCTGACATGGTTTTAGGTGTATTAAATGAATTTGAATTGTTTTCAATTCTGTTCTGGCACAAAGTGTCTATTTCCAACACTATTTCCTAAATGTTCTTAGTCAGACAAGGGGTTTGTATATTAACTCAGTTTTTGGAGGGAAAATTCTGTCCTTTGAGTTTCCTTTGCTGTCCCCAATGTATTTGTTATTATTTCAACCAAGAAGACAACTGAAGGTTTTGAATACCCTTATTGTCCccttcatatatttatttatctcGTGAAGGAGAATATCAGTAACTTTCAAGTTCAGGTTTAAGCTAAGCAGGTTAATTAATTGCTTGCTTTTTGCATGTCCATTTGCTTTTTCCTATGGGCCCACCACACTCTGTCTTATCTTGCTATGGGtgacaaacaaaatgaaacacaggctGAGATACgtaatgctgttatttttagagAGTTGTTCAGGAGCGCTGTCTTGTTGACTCACTTCATgctagtggaaaaaaataatctccttttGTTTTGGACTTAATTTTGAGAATCTTGAGACATTTGCCAAACTGGTTAATACTGGAGAGCACTGTCAGTTGTGGAGTTATTTATGCTAGAAGGTAACAGCTACAGTAAATTTATTCCAAGATAAATCGAGTAGATAGGCTGATGATGATCAAAATTTTCCAAAGTATGTTCAGTAATACAGCCTTTCGTTAAATTTCCTTTATAGGCAGAAATTGAAAAGAGAATAAGGCAACGCCTAGACTTAAGGCAAACATATGAAGAGCAGTTTGCTTTAAAGAAGGTAGCGCAACAAGCTatgcaagaagaggaagaagcctTCAGACAACAGATGTTGGCCAAGTTTGCAGAGGATGATCGCATTGAACAGATGAATGCTCAGAAACGAAGAATGAAACAGCTCGAACACAGAAGGGCTGTGGAAAAGCTTATTGAAGACCGTCACAAACAGTTTATTGCAGATAAAGTAAGAGTTTTCACTTTCGCCTTTGGTTTAGCCAAAACCTTTCAGTATGAGAATACTTTTGCGTTACTAGGGAAAGGTGACAGGGGAATTGCAGAGAAGTGTGCAGGGTGGGGAAGCAGgcctttgttttggtttgctgacGAGAAAAAAGTCTCTTTAGAGCTAACTTCTTTTGTAGCTGAAGAGGTTAGAGTCAGCAACATCCCTAGACCCCTGTATACCTGACATGCTCTCCAAATCTCTCTCCAAGAGCCATGGGATCAGTGACACAACTGTTGTCCAGTTCAGCGTCCCTGATCAGCAGCACTGATGACAATGTGTGAGAAGGGGAAGTCCCAGCCTTGATTTTAGATTAAGTCTCTCGAATTATCATCTGAGGAAGAAAAGGCGTAAACTGAAAACAAGTCACGGAATCCTATACTGCAGTTTTCGGGCCTGTTTTATAGAGTAAAAATCACATGTGTAATGTGAATTGCAATTTCTAGTCATCAGCATGAGAATACGTGcctatttctccttttcctggaTTAGGACAGTAGGGCAAGAACAGACTAACTTGTCTGTGAGCCAAGAAGGAACCAGAACTTCACACTTAATTACCTTTAAAAGGGCTTCTAGTATGAGACCAAACACTTACATAGCAGACTAGCCCCATGTCTTGCCATTCAGTCTTCTCTTTTGTCTGAGATTTTTTCCTAGTTACCAAATATGTATTGTTTAAACAGCgctttgtggttttttatatACGCTTTCCCAtccttttcaaattaatttcctctgacTAAGAGTTAATAAGTGCAAGTTCAAAATTTACTCcatgaaaaaaattttctctttataCTGTGGTGGATATTGGTGGAAACAAATGTTCAGAGCTGAAACTGAACCGTTACGAACACTTGCTTGTTTATTGTAGGAGCGTGAACTTGCAGAAAGACAGTTAGAGGAGAGAAGACAAGAAAACATCCGTGCAATTGTTgaagaagagagacagaagctCCTGAAAGAGCACGCATCTAAATTATTGGGTTATCTTCCTCGAGTAagtgaattgtattttaaatgctttaaatgttTGTCCTGTAAATCAGTGTTCTCTTGGACAGTCTGAAGTCGCATAACTGCGTAAGTTCCTGGACTCAGTGGGTGTCCTTATTGTGTCAGCTCTCTTGTGctcaccttttcctttcttcttttttttttttctttttctttctgagttgGGAAGcaatttacaaatatattctttctgtATGAGGGGCTATGGGCTCTATTGCAATATTGATGCCTTGTACAGAACTTGCTGAAAGCTTCCACGGCACTTTGCGCATCCCATTTTTGGGATGTGGAATGTAAGTTCCAAAGCAGGGCTTTTCTAGCTAGAAAGGGGTCCACCATATCTTAAACCATGTTTCCACCAAATTTCTCAGTTGGTGTTTTGGGAGCAATTTCTTACAGCGTTGGCTGTCTTCGAGGCCTCCTGTTACCATGGAAATGAGGCCTCCTCTCTGTTGCAGTGCAGTAAACTGCAGGGCTTACAGAAGCATTTCAAAGCTCTCTCTGTTCATCCTCGTGTTTGTAAAAGTTAAAAAGATGCCAGCAATTATTGTAACAGGAATAAACTacagtttattttgtattatgtTTCATAATCGGAAAGATCGCTTGATGGCATGCAAATAAAGAGAGCGCTGCCTTAGGGATGTAAAAATGCATGTACAGTAGGGAGGGAATTGCCCAACTATTTAAGGAAATTCTTTTCTGCAGTACTGGAAAACATTGTAAATATAGCAGAGtgtaatttttattcaaatattaaTATGCTAATTTGGTGCATGAATTTGTAAAATTTGGAGTGAGTTATCTTCTAATGTAGATTG from Mycteria americana isolate JAX WOST 10 ecotype Jacksonville Zoo and Gardens chromosome 6, USCA_MyAme_1.0, whole genome shotgun sequence includes:
- the MNS1 gene encoding meiosis-specific nuclear structural protein 1, producing MASVQRDAGLAAAEERGGRRRAARLRAALESERRLEEAVLRAEENNKLRALRLEQEERLAAELARLNHEQLKDEKMRQQVRENSLELRELEKKLKSAYMNKERAAQITEKEAIQYEKMKHEAEIAQKMKEEYERVIKEESCAELKRNKEKIMYQQELEKQLEEQERKKQDAYEEFLREKLMIDEIVRKIYEEDQMEKQLKLDKMRATQTYIEEFKKEQAIWRRRKREEMEEENRKIMEFANIQRQREEDRMAKVRDAEEKKQRLQSMIAQNLEREQQKREELEQIRQELYLEEQAETERKKEMAEIEKRIRQRLDLRQTYEEQFALKKVAQQAMQEEEEAFRQQMLAKFAEDDRIEQMNAQKRRMKQLEHRRAVEKLIEDRHKQFIADKERELAERQLEERRQENIRAIVEEERQKLLKEHASKLLGYLPRGVLKDKDDINMLGEEFRLAYQKRRGNAFSEES